A section of the Terriglobia bacterium genome encodes:
- a CDS encoding STAS domain-containing protein, which produces MPLQLSTRNKGGAVIVDCSGRLVHGEETSALREMVGNLISQHRQIVLNFADVTYMDSSGLGLLVSLHASAQKAGAVIKLAALNANIEDLLQLTRVAMVLEIAKSADEAAASFAVATALP; this is translated from the coding sequence ATGCCACTTCAGTTGAGTACCCGCAACAAGGGCGGTGCTGTAATCGTTGATTGCAGCGGGAGACTAGTGCACGGAGAAGAGACATCTGCGCTGCGCGAGATGGTGGGCAATCTGATCAGCCAGCACCGTCAAATCGTCCTCAATTTCGCCGACGTGACTTACATGGACAGCAGCGGCCTGGGTTTGCTCGTCTCCCTGCACGCCTCGGCGCAAAAGGCCGGGGCCGTGATAAAGCTGGCCGCGCTTAACGCCAACATCGAAGATCTGTTGCAGTTGACCCGAGTGGCCATGGTCCTGGAGATCGCCAAGAGTGCGGACGAGGCGGCGGCCAGTTTCGCAGTAGCGACGGCACTTCCGTAG
- a CDS encoding response regulator transcription factor produces the protein MKQSIFLMEDDADIARLVRHHLESAGFAVRVYPGTTGLLPDAEKDHPALFVLDIMVPGGDGLEVCRRIRQSAILAPTPVIFLTAKSSEADRVVGLELGADDYITKPFSPREMVARVKAVLRRFERPLAPSVVKVGDLEIDSGAMILSVRGKTVETTATEFRLLEYMARHVGRVFTRDQLLDAVWRDTSYVTPRSVDVYVRRIREKIERDPESPRHLKTVRGAGYRFEAPR, from the coding sequence GTGAAGCAATCCATCTTCCTGATGGAAGACGACGCCGACATTGCGCGCCTGGTGCGCCACCATCTGGAGTCGGCGGGCTTCGCCGTCCGCGTCTATCCCGGCACCACCGGCCTGCTGCCCGACGCGGAAAAGGACCACCCTGCCCTGTTCGTGCTCGACATCATGGTGCCGGGCGGCGACGGCCTCGAAGTCTGCCGCCGCATCCGCCAGTCGGCGATCCTGGCGCCCACCCCCGTCATCTTCCTCACCGCCAAGTCGAGCGAGGCGGACCGCGTGGTCGGCCTGGAACTGGGCGCCGACGACTACATCACCAAGCCCTTCAGCCCGCGCGAGATGGTGGCCCGGGTCAAGGCCGTGCTGCGGCGCTTCGAGCGCCCGCTCGCCCCCTCCGTGGTCAAAGTCGGAGACCTGGAGATCGACAGCGGCGCCATGATCCTGAGCGTGCGCGGCAAGACGGTGGAGACCACCGCCACCGAGTTCCGCCTGCTGGAATACATGGCGCGGCACGTGGGACGGGTATTCACCCGCGACCAGTTGCTCGACGCCGTCTGGCGCGACACTTCCTACGTCACCCCGCGCTCGGTGGACGTGTACGTGCGCCGCATCCGGGAGAAGATCGAGCGCGACCCCGAGAGCCCCCGCCACCTGAAGACGGTGCGCGGCGCGGGCTATCGCTTCGAGGCGCCCCGTTGA
- a CDS encoding HAMP domain-containing protein, with protein sequence MKKRIFFKLLAAFVVVIAVATIILDITIRSAWEQSLSSEIEKSMIEKTRMFAHRVGSDHATPIQRLVDEAAKAGDVRATVIETSGKVLADSEAKASEMENHATRPEFIVALRGGTGSSRRWSHTVRVDFLYVAVPIPGGAVRLAYPLSAIQQTTKTVRETLLRSSLLALLVAIVLSGFAAESVARRLRRIVAFAGRVAAGDLSARITDYGSDEISQVASALDATARKLQQSFDQVESSRAELETLLNSMQDAVIAVSSEKKVQWANGLLYRYVAGAVRLGAPVVETVRDPEFLRAVEEALQTRTVRTVRSSSLVPGKTFHVTAAPMLGGGVVAVLHDLTEVERVEKTRRDFIANVSHELRTPLTSIQGYAETMLDPATDAGHARQFLEIIHKNAARMTRLTEDLLTLARVESGEKEFAFAAVPASQLLRDALQNFREIARSRGVELAIEEGTDRCVSADVDAIHQVLANLVDNALKYGGSGGSVLLGAREAGNSVEFYVRDLGAGIASEHLPRLFERFYRVDKARSRESGGTGLGLAIAKHIILAHGGAIRAESRLGHGSTFLFTLPAAQAAVA encoded by the coding sequence TTGAAGAAACGGATCTTCTTCAAGCTGCTGGCCGCCTTCGTGGTGGTGATCGCCGTGGCCACCATCATCCTCGACATCACCATCCGCAGCGCCTGGGAGCAGTCGCTCAGTTCCGAGATCGAGAAATCCATGATCGAGAAGACGCGGATGTTCGCCCACCGCGTCGGATCCGATCACGCCACGCCCATCCAGCGACTGGTGGATGAAGCGGCCAAGGCAGGCGACGTCCGCGCCACCGTGATCGAGACCTCGGGCAAGGTGCTGGCCGATTCCGAAGCAAAGGCATCCGAGATGGAGAACCACGCCACGCGTCCGGAGTTCATCGTGGCGCTGCGCGGCGGTACCGGATCGTCGCGGCGCTGGAGCCACACCGTCCGCGTGGACTTCTTGTACGTCGCCGTGCCCATCCCGGGCGGCGCGGTGCGGCTGGCCTATCCCCTCTCCGCCATCCAGCAGACCACCAAAACGGTCCGCGAGACGTTGCTGCGGAGCTCGCTGCTGGCGCTGCTGGTGGCCATCGTGCTTTCCGGTTTCGCCGCGGAATCGGTGGCGCGGCGGCTGCGCCGCATCGTGGCCTTCGCCGGCCGCGTCGCCGCCGGCGACCTCTCCGCCCGTATCACGGATTACGGCTCCGACGAGATCTCGCAGGTCGCCTCCGCGCTCGACGCCACCGCGCGCAAGCTCCAGCAATCTTTTGACCAGGTTGAGAGCAGCCGCGCCGAGCTGGAGACGCTGCTGAACAGCATGCAGGACGCGGTCATCGCCGTTTCCTCGGAGAAGAAAGTGCAATGGGCGAACGGGCTCCTGTACCGCTACGTCGCGGGGGCGGTGCGCCTGGGCGCGCCCGTGGTCGAGACGGTGCGCGACCCCGAGTTCCTGCGCGCCGTCGAGGAGGCCTTGCAGACGCGGACCGTGCGTACCGTGCGCAGCAGTTCGCTCGTCCCGGGAAAAACCTTTCACGTGACCGCGGCTCCCATGCTGGGCGGGGGCGTGGTGGCCGTGCTGCACGATCTGACGGAAGTCGAGCGGGTGGAAAAGACGCGGCGCGATTTCATCGCCAATGTCTCCCACGAGCTGCGCACGCCCCTGACCTCCATCCAGGGCTACGCCGAGACAATGCTCGATCCGGCGACCGACGCCGGCCACGCCCGCCAGTTCCTGGAGATCATCCACAAGAACGCGGCGCGCATGACCCGCCTGACCGAAGACCTGCTGACGCTGGCGCGCGTCGAGTCGGGGGAAAAAGAGTTCGCCTTCGCCGCCGTGCCCGCCTCGCAGTTGCTGCGTGACGCGCTGCAAAACTTCCGCGAGATCGCGCGCTCCCGCGGCGTGGAGCTAGCCATCGAGGAAGGCACGGACCGCTGTGTCTCCGCCGATGTCGATGCCATCCACCAGGTGCTGGCCAACCTGGTGGACAACGCGCTCAAGTACGGAGGCAGCGGCGGCAGTGTCCTGCTGGGCGCGCGCGAGGCCGGGAACTCCGTGGAGTTCTACGTCCGCGATCTCGGGGCAGGGATCGCCTCCGAACACCTGCCGCGCCTGTTCGAGCGCTTTTACCGCGTTGACAAGGCGCGCTCGCGCGAGTCCGGTGGCACCGGCCTGGGGCTGGCCATCGCCAAGCACATCATCCTGGCCCACGGCGGCGCCATCCGCGCCGAGAGCCGCCTGGGACACGGCTCCACCTTCCTCTTTACCCTGCCCGCCGCCCAAGCCGCCGTCGCCTGA